One part of the Dermacentor silvarum isolate Dsil-2018 chromosome 6, BIME_Dsil_1.4, whole genome shotgun sequence genome encodes these proteins:
- the LOC119455065 gene encoding neprilysin-1 — protein MEADTKTSATKMKSTRSHGTLSGKRNASLKSKRSRGPKESTISKVSQDLKSPLSADKAAPKTRPSQKRNSRSRPSLHSASEKKQEAQKSDDHENATPNCRPDVTPSYDSSPPPPPGPWSSSTGGTTGSTFKRQARALVLAVVAAVMLTLIAGALLVRLRPVAVVCTSPACHYYSELLQNTLNESAPPCMDLYEHVCSRWDAQHPYSVKAFVYNKFLASVASIMDGMTIPQFGRTAIQNAAMFYRSCTRVYAGGREDVGEAKAMLQKFGILWPEWSKEANILRILSTVSAAWNWGSILLFDIPAEGSLTIAPAPFFHFLVERHKQIEQQLNTYVEQTYRSFFETAVEAFTQRGAERALPYHEHWNIERAVLSTLNTEFDTGDWINIENVTLNETVDLAGQAKPREAWVQEIGAAFNVSVDDNFSVAIENVRFFQSLFALVRHQGESDLAYYVGWGVVQALSLMSSSILIRRFFATDDEAREGQAIFCAKLTNMYMSPALYASYARDEISAHVLADAEDTGRNIESVLRDRVNAIAAWRDALPSDAFSVAGLVDHLSTTRKVDAGSSEQGYEHFPEMGDNIFNNMELATRGYRSIKRSNISVVNMVVNGTVRLFHFVDGHVELHPIIFQEPLYSSDALPAITYGTLGAEVSYALATRLFDVVLATENELHASLKPNLTCVFGHEMVASELGSRQLELLQRLVSVRVVFQAFARGSQAASRTPFGLHNYEHLSGRQLLFIFWCFVQCGSRDARVMCNKAASFTWGFSRAFRCRKGSPMYAENECPLF, from the exons ATGGAAGCTGACACGAAGACGTCTGCCACTAAAATGAAGTCAACGAGATCCCACGGCACCCTCAGTGGTAAACGGAACGCTTCGCTCAAGTCGAAAAGATCCCGT GGTCCAAAGGAGAGTACCATCTCAAAGGTGTCCCAGGATCTAAAGTCGCCGCTATCTGCCGATAAAGCGGCCCCCAAAACACGTCCAAGCCAGAAGAGAAACTCAAGGTCACGTCCCTCATTGCACTCAGCCAGTGAAAAAAAACAG GAAGCCCAAAAGAGTGACGACCACGAAAATGCGACGCCAAATTGTCGTCCCGACGTCACTCCTTCTTACGACTcgtcaccaccaccgccgccgggGCCTTGGTCTTCGTCCACGGGCGGAACTACTGGCAGCACCTTCAAGCGGCAAGCGCGAGCATTGGTGCTCGCGGTCGTGGCGGCGGTGATGCTGACGCTCATCGCTGGCGCGCTGTTGGTTCGCCTGCGCCCGGTCGCCGTTGTGTGCACTTCTCCGGCCTGCCACTACTACTCTGAGCTGCTGCAGAACACACTGAACGAGTCGGCGCCACCTTGTATGGACCTGTACGAGCACGTGTGTTCCCGCTGGGACGCCCAACACCCTTATTCGGTCAAGGCTTTCGTGTACAACAA GTTCCTGGCGTCTGTGGCATCGATTATGGATGGCATGACCATACCCCAATTTGGAAGGACTGCAATACAGAATGCAGCTATGTTTTACCGTTCTTGCACAAGAGTCTACGCAGGAGGCAGGGAGGACGTCGGCGAAGCTAAAGCGATGCTACAAAAATTCGGCATACTGTGGCCAGAATGGAGCAAAGAGGCCAACATACTCCGCATCCTTTCCACGGTGTCAGCCGCGTGGAACTGGGGAAGCATCCTGCTTTTTGACATCCCAGCTGAAGGAAGCCTCACCATTGCACCTGCGCCCTTCTTTCATTTCCTCGTCGAGCGACACAAGCAAATCGAGCAGCAGCTAAACACATACGTGGAACAAACGTACAGGAGTTTCTTCGAAACCGCGGTTGAAGCGTTCACGCAGCGTGGAGCCGAGCGGGCGTTGCCTTACCACGAGCACTGGAACATCGAGCGAGCTGTGCTGTCAACGCTCAACACTGAGTTCGACACGGGCGATTGGATTAACATCGAGAATGTTACTCTCAACGAAACTGTCGACCTGGCGGGGCAAGCGAAGCCGCGTGAAGCGTGGGTGCAAGAGATCGGCGCTGCGTTCAATGTCTCCGTTGACGACAACTTTTCAGTGGCCATCGAAAACGTGCGCTTCTTCCAGTCGCTTTTCGCTCTTGTCAGGCACCAAGGTGAAAGCGACTTGGCCTATTATGTTGGCTGGGGCGTTGTGCAGGCGCTGTCGCTTATGTCGAGCTCGATTCTTATCCGCCGGTTCTTCGCCACCGATGACGAAGCCAGGGAAGGTCAAGCAATATTCTGTGCCAAATTGACCAACATGTATATGAGCCCAGCCTTGTACGCGAGCTACGCGAGGGATGAGATCAGTGCCCATGTTCTAGCGGACGCCGAGGACACAGGACGGAATATAGAGAGTGTCTTGCGAGACAGAGTTAACGCGATTGCCGCTTGGCGGGATGCTCTGCCAAGCGATGCATTTTCAGTAGCCGGACTCGTTGACCACCTATCCACCACAAGGAAAGTCGACGCAGGTTCAAGCGAACAGGGCTACGAGCACTTCCCAGAGATGGGCGACAACATTTTCAATAACATGGAACTGGCTACACGTGGGTACCGCAGTATCAAGAGGAGCAATATCTCCGTGGTGAACATGGTCGTGAACGGGACCGTGCGGTTATTTCATTTCGTGGACGGCCATGTCGAACTGCATCCTATCATCTTTCAGGAGCCGTTATACAGCAGCGACGCTCTGCCGGCCATCACGTACGGCACCCTGGGCGCCGAGGTCTCCTATGCCTTGGCCACGCGGTTGTTCGATGTCGTCCTAGCAACCGAGAACGAGCTTCACGCGTCCTTGAAGCCCAACCTGACGTGCGTGTTCGGTCACGAGATGGTCGCGAGCGAACTCGGTAGCCGTCAGCTAGAGCTCCTTCAGCGCCTTGTATCGGTACGCGTAGTTTTCCAGGCGTTCGCCCGCGGATCACAGGCAGCATCGCGCACACCTTTCGGATTGCACAACTATGAACACTTGTCCGGCAGGCAGCTGCTGTTTATATTTTGGTGCTTCGTTCAGTGCGGGTCCAGGGACGCAAGAGTAATGTGCAACAAGGCTGCAAGCTTCACGTGGGGTTTTTCCCGCGCTTTCCGCTGCAGGAAGGGCAGCCCTATGTACGCTGAAAATGAATGCCCTCTGTTTTAG